The Panicum virgatum strain AP13 chromosome 5K, P.virgatum_v5, whole genome shotgun sequence genome has a window encoding:
- the LOC120708707 gene encoding cytochrome P450 86A1-like, with protein sequence MATVLDAAGVLHFHPYAAAAAAAALVSAYMVWFWALARRLSGPRMWPLVGSLPGVVLNRARVHDWIVDNLRATGEAATYQTCILPLPFLARRQGLVTVTCNPRNLEHILRARFDNYPKGPMWQAAFHDLLGQGIFNSDGETWLLQRKTAALEFTTRTLRQAMARWANRIIKYRLWGILADHCDAAASVDLQDLLLRLTFDNICGLTFGKDPETLSPGLQENPFANAFDSATEATMQRFLFPSFLWRIKKALGVGSERSLRESLAVVDRYMTEAIAARKATPSDDLLSRFMRKRDGNGRAFPEDVLQWIALNFVLAGRDTSSVALSWFFWMLTQRRDVERRVVMEIASVLRETRGGDAGRWAEEPLDFDELDRLVYLKAALAETLRLYPSVPQDSKYVVADDVLPDGTVVPAGSAITYSIYSVGRMESIWGKDCAEFRPERWLSADGARFEPAKDAYRFVAFNGGPRTCLGKDLAYLQMKSIASAVLLRHSVELVPGHKVEQKMSLTLFMKNGLRVHVKPRDLAGYVAAPPEEAPPQQVIPTTTAAAA encoded by the coding sequence ATGGCCACGGTGCTGGATGCCGCCGGCGTGTTGCATTTCCAcccctacgccgccgccgccgccgccgcggcactgGTCTCGGCGTACATGGTGTGGTTCTGGGCGCTGGCGCGGCGGCTGTCGGGGCCGCGGATGTGGCCGCTCGTCGGCAGCCTGCCCGGCGTGGTGCTGAACCGGGCGCGCGTCCACGACTGGATCGTCGACAACCTGCGGGCCACGGGGGAGGCGGCCACGTACCAGACGTGCATCCTGCCGCTGCCGTTCCTGGCGCGGCGGCAGGGCCTGGTGACCGTGACGTGCAACCCGCGGAACCTGGAGCACATCCTGCGCGCGCGCTTCGACAACTACCCCAAGGGCCCCATGTGGCAGGCGGCGTTCCACGACCTCCTCGGCCAGGGCATCTTCAACTCCGACGGCGAGACGTGGCTGCTCCAGCGCAAGACGGCGGCGCTCGAGTTCACCACCCGGACCCTGCGCCAGGCGATGGCGCGGTGGGCCAACCGCATCATCAAGTACCGCCTGTGGGGCATCCTCGCCGACCACTGCGACGCCGCGGCGAGCGTCGACCTCCAGGACCTGCTCCTGCGCCTCACCTTCGACAACATCTGCGGCCTCACCTTCGGCAAGGACCCCGAGACGCTGTCGCCGGGGTTGCAGGAGAACCCCTTCGCCAACGCCTTCGACTCCGCCACCGAGGCGACGATGCAGAGGTTCCTGTTCCCAAGCTTCCTGTGGCGTATCAAGAAGGCGCTGGGCGTCGGGAGCGAGCGGAGCCTCCGCGAGAGCCTCGCCGTCGTGGACCGGTACATGACGGAGGCCATCGCGGCGCGCAAGGCGACGCCGTCGGACGACCTGCTGTCCAGGTTCATGAGGAAGCGCGACGGCAACGGCAGGGCGTTCCCGGAGGACGTGCTCCAGTGGATCGCGCTCAACTTCGTGCTCGCCGGGCGCGACACCTCGTCCGTCGCGCTCAGCTGGTTCTTCTGGATGCTCACGCAGCGCCGCGACGTTGAGCGCAGGGTGGTCATGGAGATCGCGTCCGTGCTCAGGGAGACGCGGGGCGGCGACGCCGGGAGGTGGGCCGAGGAGCCGCTGGACTTCGACGAGCTGGACCGCCTCGTGTACCTCAAGGCGGCGTTGGCGGAGACGCTGCGGCTCTACCCGTCGGTGCCGCAGGACTCCAAGTACGTGGTGGCCGACGACGTGCTCCCCGACGGCACCGTCGTGCCGGCCGGCTCGGCGATCACCTACTCCATCTACTCGGTCGGGAGGATGGAGAGCATATGGGGCAAGGACTGCGCCGAGTTCCGGCCGGAGCGGTGGCTGTCGGCTGACGGCGCCCGGTTCGAGCCGGCCAAGGACGCGTACCGCTTCGTGGCGTTCAACGGCGGGCCGAGGACGTGCCTGGGCAAGGACCTGGCCTACCTGCAGATGAAGTCCATCGCGTCGGCCGTGCTGCTGCGCCACTCGGTGGAGCTCGTCCCGGGGCACAAGGTGGAGCAGAAGATGTCGCTCACGCTCTTCATGAAGAACGGCCTCCGCGTGCACGTCAAGCCGCGGGACCTCGCCGGCTACGTCGCCGCGCCAccggaggaggcgccgccgcagcaggtgATCCCGACCACCACCGCGGCAGCCGCGTAA